Proteins encoded together in one Rutidosis leptorrhynchoides isolate AG116_Rl617_1_P2 unplaced genomic scaffold, CSIRO_AGI_Rlap_v1 contig151, whole genome shotgun sequence window:
- the LOC139881422 gene encoding LOW QUALITY PROTEIN: transcription factor bHLH71-like (The sequence of the model RefSeq protein was modified relative to this genomic sequence to represent the inferred CDS: deleted 1 base in 1 codon), with amino-acid sequence MAVEALSPNDLMNFILHNTTISTTPMSTNYNINNDSCLEKSAFPVENSTINMRIPENQEQLGIRKKKKRKRKPRVCKNKEEAETERMTHIAVERNRRKLINEHLADLRSLMPESYAHRGDQASIVGGAIEFVKELEHHLQELETQKMKYSLQQQEQEGFIRSPNLTTIRPPFAQFFVYPQYTWSQIPNKHTSKTNLAIADIEVTLVETHANIRILSPKSFRELSKLVSAFQSICLSILHLNVTTFDNLVLYSISAKVEGLNSVDDIANAVHHMLRIIQEEAAFCSSLSIHQ; translated from the exons ATGGCAGTGGAAGCACTTTCTCCAAACGATCTTATGAATTTCATTTTACATAACACTACTATATCTACAACTCCCATG agtactaattataatattaataacgattCTTGTTTGGAGAAAAGTGCATTTCCTGTTGAAAATAGTACCATTAATATGAGAATACCTGAAAATCAAGAGCAATTAGGAatcaggaagaagaagaagaggaagagaaAGCCAAGAGTTTGCAAAAACAAAGAGGAAGCTGAGACAGAAAGAATGACTCACATTGCCGTCGAGAGGAATCGCCGGAAACTCATCAATGAGCACCTGGCCGATTTACGCTCCCTCATGCCTGAATCTTATGCCCATAGG GGTGACCAAGCTTCTATAGTAGGAGGAGCTATAGAATTTGTGAAGGAACTTGAGCATCACTTGCAAGAACTTGAAACTCAAAAGATGAAATATTCactacaacaacaagaacaagaaggattcattAGGTCACCCAACCTTACAACAATAAGACCTCCATTTGCACAATTCTTTGTGTATCCACAGTACACTTGGTCTCAAATCCCAAACAAACACACATCAAAAACAAATCTAGCCATTGCTGATATTGAGGTAACTTTGGTTGAAACGCATGCAAATATTCGAATCTTGTCCCCCAAGAGCTTTAGAGAACTATCAAAGTTGGTTTCTGCTTTTCAATCAATTTGCCTTTCTATCCTTCATCTCAATGTCACAACCTTCGATAACTTGGTCCTCTATTCGATTAGTGCTAAG GTTGAAGGTCTCAATTCAGTTGACGACATAGCCAATGCAGTTCATCACATGCTTAGAATTATTCAAGAGGAAGCGGCATTTTGTTCGTCATTGTCAATTCATCAATAG
- the LOC139881421 gene encoding uncharacterized protein: protein MNQLYGDWETNFRQLPGYMRALENCRDGTIMQWKFRKEDGIVHSRRKIFRYVFWHFGATRLTFQHNHPVVTVDATHLRGAYKGKAIVAVVKTANDRVVPVVYAIIDEESNLSWYWFLKYLKLYVLQDTFTCIISDRNSGILSAIAKLDTKFPNWGVNR from the exons ATGAACCAGTTGTACGGAGACTGGGAGACAAATTTCCGCCAACTACCCGGCTACATGCGAGCTCTTGAGAACTGTCGCGATGGGACTATAATGCAGTGGAAGTTCAGGAAGGAGGACGGGATTGTGCATAGTAGGAGGAAGATTTTCAG GTACGTATTTTGGCATTTCGGAGCCACGAGACtcacttttcaacacaaccaccccGTAGTTACCGTCGACGCAACACATCTTCGTGGGGCGTACAAGGGTAAGGCGATTGTAGCGGTCGTAAAGACTGCCAACGACAGAGTCGTGCCAGTCGTATATGCGATCATAGACGAGGAGTCGAACCTCAGTTGGTATTGGTTCTTAAAGTACCTGAAACTTTACGTTCTACAAGATACGTTCACCTGCATCATCTCTGATCGTAATTCGGGCATATTGTCGGCTATTGCAAAGCTCGATACCAAATTTCCAAACTGGGGAGTTAACAGGTGA